TTTATAAAGTTATCATGcctatttcattatttaaaaattaaaactcatttGTGATTAAATTATAGTTTGATTTTAACTTGAGAGTGTTCAGTCACTTATCATACCTTGCAGTTAATTGAGTTTTAAACTTTAGGGATCTTTATTCAAGAGAAGACAAGTGTCCACGAGAGTGTCCATGACTCAATTATAACTGTGGTTTGGGAATCAGAAGTTCTTGCTTTTGCTGTAGGTAGTTCTTAAAGCAATAAAGACATAGGCTACtttgcaggaaaagcaaaggaataGCTTAGTACCAGGCCATCTGCTGAAAAAGTAACTGCATCTGCGGGTGCTTATATACGTCTTTGTGACCATGATGTTACTTATAGTCATTAGCCACCAATTTAAATGTCAGTAGGAAGCAACTGAAGCTTATCAATGCTGTCACTGGTTGCATGGGAGCAGGTGTAGCCCTGATGGATAATGATGTGTGGCTGGTTTCTGTCTGCTTGGGTTAACAAGGCTCTAGGGCTGACACTCTCCACAGCAGTTCCACTCAGTCAGTCCCACTTTGCTGTTCCTTCTCTGGCTGTATGGTTACATGTTGCCATCTTTGCAGAGTGGTAAATTAAAGGGGACAATCAATTCCTATCTGTAGAAGAGTTCTTGTATCTGTGTAAATGCCACTTGAGATACAGGTGAGTATACTTCTGGAGTCCTGTTGGTTTCAGACCAGCAGGTCAGGCTAAAAGGGAGCATTTCCACCTCTGTCCTGGCCTCTTAAGGACCATTTAGGTACTTTTATTGGTTTTGCATTTATTGGCCTGGTTTTTGGTAGCAGGGAACCACAGAGATGgctcctgtgagaagctgctggaagcttccaccatgtccagcagagccagtccctggtggctctgaagatggacatgctgctggccaaggctgggacAATGAGAGACGttggtaacacctctgtgatgACGCACTTAAGAAGAAGATCAAACCAAAGTCACGCAGTTTTTCTTCTAGttagagaagaggaggaggtgagaatgTGAGAGAAAACAATATGGCAACATCAatgtcagtggagaaggaggggagaagaggtgctccagatgccagagctgagattcctccGCAGGTCATGGTGATGATCATGGTGAAGCAACTGTGCCTCTGCAGCCATGGGGATCTACAGAGAATACAGAGATTTGTGCACAGTCCATGGGGATCCATagaggatgcagagatccacccacagcccatgggggaTGTTCCCATGCcggagcaggtggatgcctggaggaggctgggatccagtggaagacccagtggagaaagggggcCCTGCTTCCAGACTGGAGtagcctgtccttggaggacttCACCCAGGAAAGAGAGACCcacattgcagcagttttgggaggactgtgTGCCCCTGGGTGGAATTCATGCTGCAGCAGGTGCAGTAGGGCTGCTGCTCATGAGAGAGGAGCCACACAGGAGAAGTTCGTGGAGAACTGTGTCAAGTGGGAGAAACCTCACAGGGAAAGGACTCCTCTCTCAGAGCAGTGGAAAAAACTCTTCGTGATAAACTACCAAAACTCCAATGCCCTCTCTTCCTGCCCCTGTtgatgggaaggagggaggggtgggggagaaaGTGTTTTAAgggtttattttacttctcattgtCCTCGTCTGATTCTTTTAACAACAAATTGACTTCACAACTTTAAactgagcctgttttgcccttgaaaCATTTCTCTCGGTCATTTTGTCacccataattttttttctccgCTATCTGCTGCCCAACTGTTGAAGGGGAGGATTAGCAAGTAACTctggtgggtgcctggcattgGGCAGTGTCAAACTACGACAGTACTCTATAAAATATGCATAATTGAGCCAACAAATTCTGCTGCACTTCAGGCATGCTGAATAGGTTGAAGTTTGTAAATGTTGTAACTGCACCATTTAATTAGAGGCTTAtctacattttcttctgtcttcccTCAGAGACAGGATTAAAATCACGAAGGACCCAAATTTTCTGGTGttcaggcttggttgtttattaaatcttaccTAAAGtgcagagagttctgcaacacttatagctaccagctaaaagcaagcaaaatggAGCCCATTCTAGTTActtacaaggtcttttaaagctaagcAGTCCAATAAAGTACTAACTAAAGTactaacacctatattattatttatatttttaacccaataaccacTCCTGTGACCCGCAGTGCAGCACCAACTTTCCAACCAGAAACCActacctgaaatcatgaagaagatAGAAAAAGACAACACCCCAAAttctccatcttgtcccatatctattactgtattctaaacccttcaaattcaaaacccttcaccatgtgaaatcacacacttttattccAACTGCACACCTGTGACTCTAACTCCATCAcccaaatttggaagccttctccaaggcctctagtcaaaagcagtgctttCCTGGAGGTTGGTGTCAGAAAGCACtgaaagctcaaaactcccagtTTTCTGGTTTCCAACAGAAGTGGGCAATTGGTATGAGTTGGTACTCATTTTAGAGCCTCAGCTACTTTGTTCTGGCCCCTTTGTTCTTGAAGGGATCGAGAGCTGCCATTTGTGTGAATTCTTTCATCCAAAGCATGATTACTGGAGTCTCAGGCCCTTAGTATTACTGTAAGGAATCAACAAATAATGTGactgattatttttattcataataTTCTATTTATATATGAGGAGGTTGATTCCCACCACAAAGATCATGGAATCTTAAAACATAAGTTTTATGTTCGGTACCTTATAGTACTTCCACAAGCATTCATGacagaaaaaagataaagatcTTTTCCTACTGCTTCCATGTTAGGGTCTTTATTATTATAATGAATATATTGTGGGCCAAGAGAAAAGAGATGGTTGCAGAGGATGAGCACAATTTAGTGACTTAGTATTTTGTGTTGTCCTAGAGGAACTTTCCTGAGTTCCTTTTGACAAGGACCTTAGATTTGTACCTGTTTGGAAACATTTGACAAAGATTTCCAGGTAGTAACTGGTTTTAtgacattttgaaaaactgtCTTAAATCCCTTACTTTAGACAGAaaatactatatatatatatccataGTAGAATATTAACAGTGAAATAATAATGAACTTTAAATTTTCCCTCTACTTGGATGAGATTCAACCCAAAATGTAGGGAGGAACGTGGTATCTGTAAGGAGCAGTTAGATTAATTTATGCAATTAATAATTCATGGAAGATTAAATGTACTAGTTCTCAATACCTTTGGAAGTTTTTgagatttcatttaaaatatgttattttaaaatttatttattatacaAACTTTCTAACCAGAGGTGAGCAAATATGATGTAGTGCTTAATTCTAGATCACAGGTGCAAATATTCACTGTTCATTTAATGAGTTTCCTCaaatttctgtttgcattttagCATAGAGGTTACTGTGAATGTCAAACTGCAATCCAAGCTCTATAAGGTCTCTGAGAGTACAATTTTTGTTGAGATCCATGAAAACTGAGCCTTTTTTAAAGCTATTAACTTACTTCCCAAGCTTTCAGCTAATCTTCAGTTTTCCTTCATCAGCAATGAATCCCTTTTTATTAGTTTCACATCTTTCTTCATAGATTGTCATAACTGCTCCACAGAAACAAGACAGCTTTACAAGGTTAAGGATGTTACTAGTTGGTGACTAAAAATATGCACACTAAATACAAGCCTTTTGTCTATACCTTTTCCTTATATGCAAAAAAGCATATATATGAAGCACTGAAATATCTGgaaaaattcagtgtaaaacTCAGTAGCATCATATCCTTGAATAAAATCTGTAAAAGCATATAATGATAAACTCTGAATCCTTGGGAAACTCCCTCCTctaactaaaacaaaaaatgcttaTAGGTACTGTGCTGAGCATGTTCATAAGATGCTTTTGTCAGTCCAGAATATCTGTTAGACAGTAATTAGGGACTGCCAAAAGAACATCTGTTTACAGTTACCATATCTAAACATAAATTTGCTTCATGAAATAGCTTTTGTTTGAGTACAAGGGCAGTTAAAACCAAGAGGAagatttcactgcttttcaagGTTGGTTTGCACTCTGCTTGCCCTTGTGCTGCTACACAGTCTGAAAAATCCCTCTGTGCACTAGACTCCTTTCCAAGACATACAGCAATGTACACACTTCCTCCCTCAAGCATGTTGGCAGAGGTAGACTTGGAGATATTTGGTATAAAATGAATTCTAAAACAGGTAAAATTTTTCCCACATCTGGATGAGAATTGGAGGAAATTATTCTTGGCCTTTGTAGTTTCTGCTTGATCTCTGCAGGCACCTGACATTCTCTAGCCCTGCCTGAGGCACCACTTTCATATCTCAGGTATGGAAAGGAATTGAGCTCTTGCACATCTTGCTTCTGCATGTCAAATAACCCTCACTAGTTTGACATAGGTCTTTACAGTCTATTCCATGCTATGAAGTCTGGATTCCAAGAGACTGGTACAGCTATAAATCACcccattaaaaatatatgttctTGCTGAAATTTTGTCCTGCTCAAAATTGGCTTGATACTGCTGCTCTAATACTCTCTGGTTCTTCTTCTACTGGTTAACCACTCACCAATATGGGTCACTCTGAAGAGTTCCATCTTTAGACTTGAGAAATGCTTCAGCCCTTGCCAAACAGAGTGGCAAAGGAAAAGTGGGTTGtgagagcagggacatcttACTCATTCATTTTCTTATTGGGGAACACTTGGATTCACTCACATATTTTAAATCAGTgttgcagggatgggggaaccCAAAAAGGGAAGGACACAGACATGcgtttctttttctttcatcctgGAAATGTGACTTAATAGTTAGACCTTTACCTTAAGACAAAAGTAATACACACTCTCTCTACCAAAATAAACATCACAATGACTGATGTTGATTGATGTTTGCAGTCAACATGTGCTGGAATGTCTGACAACATACTTGATTAAAATCTAccacttttctctttccttttttatgtaGAGTATTTCCACTGTGACCAGATATGTCaatttttcattcagtttgTCTGGGATGTTTTGCTTGCCTCACTTCGGCTCTgatgttttttggcttttttggacGTATAGATATTCTACACTGAAACATCAATCAAGCCTCATAGATAGAAGGATCTTCGGTGTCCTTAACTGATTGCCTTTGTGAAGAAGGGTTAAATATTGATTGGTGTAGCAAATAGAGCTGGGAAGATTCTAAGCCCAGTGGGTATGTGGTTAGCTGGGAGATAAGGAAACATGCAACCCCTCGTCTATGCTGTTCAATACTTTCTTTGAATTATGAAGTCAGTGGAGCAGGATAGAAAGCTGTTTCTCTGACAAAGAATCTGATACCCAAAGTAGTAGTCCATTAattctttttatccttttcttggctcaataaatatttaattcatcCCTGTGGAATTGTTTAGCTTTGGTAGAAAAGATTGAAACCACTGCCTTTTTGACCTCAGACTGTCCTGTATCTGGAGGTCTAAACATTTCCTGTGATAGGTGGCAGCTTCAATAAGAGGAAGAATAGAACTGAGCTCCTCTGGCATATATTCTGTCACTGGTTTAATGCTTGCAATAGAGGGACAAGAAGAGAGAACAGCGCCActgtcttctctttctctggCACTCTTCCATCAGATACACTTTCAGATCTGCAAGCATGTTGCAAATATGGATCCTAAGAAGAAGTGTGTTCCAAAGAACCTGGTTTGGCCAGAGCTGAATTTAGAAACCCAGACACTCCCTGTTGAACACTATCAGGACCTGTGTAGCTCTTGGAAATACTTCAAGCAGAACTTTACTTGCATGAAGACTCTTAATATGGAAAATTTAGGTCCTGTGGATTTTTAACTGACTCTGCAATTGAATAGTAGTTGGGCGGGGGAGCATCTGTATGGACCTAGTTTGGGTGTTTGAACCTCATTTCTCTGCTAAGAGAGTTCCTATCTCTGCCTTTTttaaagggaagaggaaagtgAAACAACAGTATCAAGACTGGCTTGGGTTCTACAGTGCACAACACACCGGATTCTAGGTGGGGGTTGGGGGTGGGTGGTGTATACTAAAGTAACTATGTACTTCTTTAGGAGCTATAGTTAAATTTGGTTTTAATCTATTGGCAAATTTCTTAGCCACGGGAGGAGATATTTGAAGCTTCAGACTCGGGATGGAAGTCAGCCTGAACTTAGTTACTAATTGACATGGGAGGGACGTAACAAGTTTGTATGGGCTAGAGTCACTTTGGAGGGAAGACTGAAAGCAGATGTTGTGTATGAAGTAAGGATttaggaaaaatgtcttcactTGAAGCATtggttaagcattggaacaAGTCCCCTAGGGAAGTGGTGGTGTCTTGGAGTGGTGGAGTGCTGGAGTCAGTGAGACAAGAGCCTGCCTGAATCCCTCAGGCAGAGGCCAGAGTCCtgggattgaattaaagcccTTAGATGGATTAAAGCATGTCAAACCACCTACACATAGAATGgaagtttaaataaaagaataagCATAAGTTTAAGTTTAGGTGTAAGTTTAAATTTTAGGACAAATAAGTAAGTAAGTTTCAGTGAAAGCTGCAGCACGTTTAGTAAGTAAAAGGTGTAAAAGAGCAAGTTCTAGTAAAGGTTAAAAAACATACTGATGTTTTCAGTAGAGGCTCTAAAAGTTCATTAGGAGACCATGCTTAGACAAAATAGGGCTccagtaagaatattgcttgcatttttcagatagaacaagacaGATCATATACATAGTTTATACATATTCTAACatgttaagaaattagaattctgATAGGTTAAGAAGTAGTGGTCTAAGTTTATGTGTTAGCTTTTTAGAAAATTCCTGTATAAGATTCTGTCTTAGGGAGAGTTAGGGCTTTTTGCCATCGCTTTGCCATTGCTGTATGCCATTACTTTTCTGCtattgctctttgcttttgctttatgCCATTGCTTTAAGCCATTGCTTTATGccattgcttttctattttgcttttgctcttaCTTAGCTAAATGTCTTTAACTGTGACTTTGCTTTTAAGACTGATGTGCTTTTGAAATAAACAGCCTTTTCGCAACTATtagctgctttaatcatttGGAGATAACCTGACAGGAAGGGTGCGTCAAGGGCACCAAAGGTTCTAACCCCACAGTGGAGGTTTGAACCATCCCtagaattgtttaaaaaaaaaagctcatgtGACACTTCATGATATGGTTTAGTGGGTGTGGTGGTATTTGGTTGAAGGTTGGATTTGATGCACTTGGAGGCCTTTTAAAGCCTTAGTGGTGTGTGATTCTACAGCTTCAGAAAGGCTATAAAGTTGCAACACAGAGATGAGTCCAGTGTGTACAAACAGTGAAGAAATATTCTTGTTTTTCCTGTCCAGCTTGAGCAAAATCTTCACAAAGTCAGAAGGGCAGGGTCAAACAGAAGAATCCAGAAAGGATAAACTGGAACTTTACTGAGCAAGAATTCCCCTTAGAATTCATTCCACTTCCTTAATGTTAATGCCTCACACTAATGTGTAATATGCATTATCTTAGAAAACCCATTACTCTTGGTGTGAATAATATTCAGGATGTTATAATTAAGTATTTGTTTTGTAAGAGCATCACTAATCAAAGCTCAGAGAAGTAATGGTTTTTAGTTTTCACGTATGGGGGAAAGACGAATTCTGCTTTTGTAGCTGTAAATTTCAAGGATGAAACACATCTACTTCTACTCATTTGACTTATCAAGTAGAGGAATAATTGGAAATATTCGTACTAAACACAGATCTTCTTGTGATCATTTCATTAGATGCTTGTACAATTCAGCAATGAGCAGAATTATCAGTTTTATGATAACACCTATCAAGCATATAGGCAGATTCGGTTTAtgtatgaaagaaaatacttgaaaatacttattttaaaaagggaattcattctcaaaaattttttcttttttttttttttttttttatttctagttaGGTTTACATTAGACTGCTTGGGAATGATAAGTTATTTCCATAGTATGAAAAAATTGTTAATGCATTCAATGGCATTGTGGGCTGCCCTCTACTGCCAAGGACGGCCAGGTCTACAGGCACAGGATTCAACCAGGAGGGTCCCACGACCAGTAGCATAGCAGAGATGGATTTTAGaagtttctgaaatatttggtaacaaaggcaaaagaaagaaagtataaaggaaagaaagaaggaaggagggaaggaaggcaggaaggaaggagggaaggaaggcagcaaggaaggaaaaagaaagaaagaaaggaagaaaggaagaaaggaagaaaggaagaaaggaagaaaggaagaaaggaagaaagaaagaagaaagaaagaaagaagaaagaaagaaagaaagaaagaaagaaagaaagaaagaaagaaagaaagaaagaaagaaagaaagaaagaaagaaagaaagaaagaaagaaagaaagaaagaaagaaaagaggtcCTCAGGGCTCTACATGAAGTGACCTTTTGGTGCTTCTggttctcctcccagctttgctAGCAGAGCCTCTGCCCCTGGCAACTGCTGGCCCTGGGAATGCAGCCAGAGGCCTCTCTCCTTTCACTTCAGGAGACAGGGTGTGGGCACATCAGCTTGAAAGGACAGCGGTTGTTTCACTGTTGCATTTCTTGGCTTGTTCAAGGCCCTGCTACCCCTCCGGCCTGTGCTGGAAGACACAAAGTTACCATGCTGAAGGAAAGGCGTGGGAAGCTTGAAGAAGGCTGAGGGCAGCCCTGGGATTATCCAAGAGGTTTCTTTAGCTGAAGCTGCTGACAAGGACCAGACTTTGACAGTCCCAGAATGGGTTtgtgcatgttttattttttggatcCTGCGTGGGACGTGGTTAACTGGGTGCTGCAGAGGTTCGGGCAAGGCATCAGAAACGCCCGCCCCGCACCCAAGGGTGGCACAAGATGTCCTCCAGCTCCGGCCTGTCCGCGGGGTGCTTGGCCAAACACCAGCGGATCAGATCTTCACACGCTggggagagaaggcagaaagcACCGGTCAGTGGCAGaaggctcctgcccagcagcccccgGAGCCCGTGGGACCCGACCCAGTCTGTCCCTGGGAGAGCGGGACAGCGAGACACGGCCGCCTCCTTCAGCCACGCGTGCCGCACTGAGCGAAACTAGGCTGCACGCTGCCGTCACCTGCCAAAGCCTGCCTTCTTGAGGCTGGATACCAACCTGGAGAGACCTGGTGCCCAAAGAAGAGCTGCCCCGACACGATGTCATGGTCCTTGCAGAATGGGAGGTTCCCGCAGACCATGACGTACAGCAGCACGCCCAGGGACCAGATGGTTGCCGAATGGCCGTAGTAGCAGCCACAGGCGATCCACTCGGGTGGGCTGTACACGTGTGTTCCTAGGGGAGACAGGCGGTGCTGTCCAGGCGCAGCCGCTGCCTTGCAGAGCCTGGCGCCAGCCTCCTGGCTGAGGAAGGGGCCAAGCCGGCAGCCTCGACTTCCCCCGCAGGccacccccacctcccccagACAACTGGCCAAAGCCGGCTCTGGGCACGgcatctgccctgtgccaaATGCACGGCAGCCGGCTGAAGGCCGCGCCCCGCAGCGCAGGAGGGAATGGGGCCgtgcagtgcctggcactgggagcagggcccGGGCTCTGGGCTCACCGGCAAATTGTGTGTAGGGCCGCTCCTGGAGGAAGGTGCCACAACCGAAGTCGATGAGCTTCAGGTCGCCACTCTCCGGGTTCACgaggagattttggggcttGATGTCGCGGTGCAGGACGCCGCAGGCGGTGCAGTGCCGCACGGCCTCCAGCACCTGGCGGAAAAGCCAGCGCGCCATCTCCTCGCTCAGGACCTcgtgctccagcaggagctgcaggagatcCCGCGATGCCTCCGGACGCTCCATGACCAGCAGGAAGCTGTCAGGCAGCTCAAACCAGTCGAGGAGCTGGATGACGTAGTGGCAACCAGAGCCCACCTTCTCCATCAGCACGACCTCCATGGGCACACGGGTGCCGTCGGGCTGTGAGGAGAAGACAATGCCTCCAGCAGGCCTGATGCTGCCCTGTGGCTgcgctgccccctccctgcctggcatGACCCAGTGCCCGACCCCGGGCAGCCTCCTAGCTGCTTGGGCTTCGTGCTTGGGAGGTgccccctgcccggccccaccacCGGTCTCTGGCACCGCCAGGCCCGCCATGCCCCGGCTGGAACGCTGAGCCCAcgcccgctccccccgccaTCCCCCGCCTGCCACTGCCCAGGCCCCGGCCTTATCCCTGCCCGCCCCGGCCCTCTCTGTCCCGCTGGCCCCGCTCACGCACCAGCTCGTCCCACTGCAGGACGCTCTCCCGGGCCACGCGTTTGATGGCCACCTGCAAGCCATGGAGAGAGGGGGGTTGAGCTCAagcccggcccctccccgcccctgcccctcctgccacgcCCGGCCATTGCGGCCACTCACCGGGCTCCCATCGGAGAGGCGCGTGCCCGAGAAAACGGTGCCGAAGCCGCCGCTGCCCAGCTGCGGGCCCAGCTggtacagctcctgcagctgcttcttttgccCTGCGGCCAAGAGCCAGCCATCAGCCTTGCGTCCAGGGCCCCCCTCCCAAGTGCCCGCCAGTCAGGCAGGCCGAGCCGCCGCGGGCCGCCTTGCTCTCACCTGCTTCCTGCTGCGCGCCGGGCAGTGGCCGCTGCCTGTTAGTGTTCGAGCTGGCCAgcggcacagctggggcagggcagggcccagAGATGGCTGCAGGAGCCGCTGAGCAGCGGAGCAGGACGGCACCGTCGCTGTCCCCGGCCTCGTGGTCTGCCCTCTGCTGCTGAGGACGGCCGGGGCTACAGCCCGAGGCTTCGCCCAGGGggatcccaggagcagctgtaaAGCAGACAGGGGCCTTTGAAGCAGCCAGagaccaggctgctctcaggggCCCTGGCCTGGTCTGGGGATGCCCCTCAAGAGCCCCGGGAAAGCCTAAGACAGCTCCTGGGCAGATCTCACCTGCTATTAGAGAGCCCTTTGTGGTGGTCGAGGGCTCTCTTGGGGCAGCTTCCTGCAGATGGAGGAGACCCCTTGGTGTCTCGAGGGTCATCTCCACCTCCAGGCTGCGGCTGTTGCCAGCTGCAACACCCGGCACAGcatcctggcagctgtgggcCGGCAACGGCCGGCTCCAGGACGCTTGCTGCTccaccagctgctcctcacaaggCTCCCCTGGCTCGGGCTGGGCTCCCATTTGGACTTCTGGGCCTTCCCTGGCCACATCAATGGTCAGGGCTGCGCCCGTGAGTCCAAGGGAGCTGGGAGACCTGTCCCCGGGCTCTGCCCCTTCCGCAGGCTGACAGGTCTCCCCGAGCCTCTGCAGGGGATGGCGGCTGTcagagagagcagaggctgGTGGCGGGATGGAGGGTCTCTGACAGCCTGAGGCCCCTGCATGGATGGCGGGTCTCCGCTGCTGTGCCATCCTTGCAAGGGCTGAGGCTCTCGCAGCAGAGGCGAGAGGCCTCTCACAGGGATGGGGGCCTGCTGGGGAGCCGGATGAGCCACAGCGGCCCAGGTGGCCTCGCTTCACCAGCTCCTCCAGTTCCCTCCACAAGGCCTGCCACATCCCTGAGTAGAGCGGCGCACGTGCCCCATtgccatccctgagcagcagcatcagatcctgcagctcctgggccacGGCCACCAAGGGGccgcagctgcaggggctgcccagggggcTCGCGGGAGCACGTGGCCGCTTGCGAGGGGCGGCCCGAGGCCTGGAGGACCTGGGAGCCACCGGGGCTCCTGTCCTTCCTCCGGGAGCCTCTGGGCCAGACCATGGGGCGCTTCCTGCGCTTTGTTGTTGTCTGCTGCCTCCGTGGTTGCCAGCGGCCAAGggcccagcacacagccacggtggccagcagcaggacaagcgCAATCATTGGGACGACACCGTCACTCATGGCTCCGGCACGTCCCATCGCGACTGCACTGGCAGCTGCGGCTGCTGGCCGGGCTTTTATAGCGGCAGCGCGGTGATGTCACAGTGCTGCGGCCAGGACATCACAGCCCCGGCTCATTCCAGCGTTCAGCCCCCTTTGTGCCGTCACAGCCCCGCCCCGCCTCAGGGATCAGCGGAACCGGCTCATGGCTGAAGATGCACGTGGCCAGAGAAAGCCTGGAAGCAAGGAGCCTGGAAATAAGACTGGGAGCTCAGCCCGTGTCGTTTAGGATACTGCTGGGAATGCATAAAGCAGCCTGTTCTCAGGATTCTCAAGGACAAGAAAGGATAACAGTGATTAAACACCTGCTGGAGACGTGATGTTTTTCGTAAAAGCACGTTTTCAAGAGGTGTTGCCTTCCTCAGACCAATCAGATCATGTCTATTTTCGCTTCATGAACCATTGTATATAAAGTGTAGTGCTTCTTTCAATAAAgggctttttccttctctattaCATGAAGGAACTTATTGTTGCATTCCTCACGCCACTCGCATAGCCCCAAAATGCGACAAGCCCGTTGGCAATGAATCGTTCCCTGCAGCAAGTGGCATATCAGGAGGAgcgctgctgccagcagtgccgagcccagggctcccaggacGCTGCAGCGTTCCCAACTGGAAACACCCCAGCACTCTGTGCCTGAGCAGATCCTCCAGAGACAAAGGGAGTTGAAGTTTCTCTGTCTCTGGGGAGCTCTCCTGAGCTGGCTGTcgagggcagggagagaattTTGCTAGCGGCTCACTGacctctgcagtgcctctgctcTAAATACATCAGGCTTTGCTAAGGAGCGCTCGTGGTGCCCCCACTGCTCTGGTTTTCTCTGCCAGaaggtttctttcttcccaagaGCTGGCACGTGTTGCGTTTGCGTGGGAATGCTGTGGATCAAA
This region of Catharus ustulatus isolate bCatUst1 chromosome 6, bCatUst1.pri.v2, whole genome shotgun sequence genomic DNA includes:
- the LOC116997814 gene encoding serine/threonine-protein kinase pim-1-like — protein: MACRWPSNAWPGRASCSGTSWCVSGASGTERAGAGRDKAGAWAVAGGGWRGERAWAQRSSRGMAGLAVPETGGGAGQGAPPKHEAQAARRLPGVGHWVMPGREGAAQPQGSIRPAGGIVFSSQPDGTRVPMEVVLMEKVGSGCHYVIQLLDWFELPDSFLLVMERPEASRDLLQLLLEHEVLSEEMARWLFRQVLEAVRHCTACGVLHRDIKPQNLLVNPESGDLKLIDFGCGTFLQERPYTQFAGTHVYSPPEWIACGCYYGHSATIWSLGVLLYVMVCGNLPFCKDHDIVSGQLFFGHQVSPACEDLIRWCLAKHPADRPELEDILCHPWVRGGRF